A segment of the Fusobacterium sp. SYSU M8D902 genome:
ATTGCTTTATACAAATAAAAATTATTTAGAATAATTTTTGGTTTAACTTGATACTAAAGGTGATGAAATCGAGAACATTTTAGTACTCTATTCCTTTAGCTATTACCTTTTTAAGATTTAAATGTTTATCTAAGAAGACTATATCTGCAAAGTAATTTGGCTGAAGTTTTCCATATCTATCATCTATTTTAACAGCTTTAGCTGGATATAGAGTAGCCATTCTTATAGCCTCTTCTAAAGTTATATCACAGTGTTTTACTAAGTTTCTAACTCCTGCATCCATAGTTAAAGCTGAACCACCTAGTGTTCCATCTTCTCCAAAACATTTTCCATCTTTATAATATACTTTATTTCCTTCAAAATAGAAATATTCCATATCTGTTCCAACAGGAGATACAGCATCTGTTACAAGATACAATCTTTCTCCCATCACTTTAATAGCAGATTTTATTGCAGAGTAATGACAATGGAATCCATCAACAATTATTCCAGCACAGATATCACTATCAAACACTGTTCCTACAGCTCCAGGATTTCTATGGTTAAATGATGACATCCCATTATATAGATGTGTTGCTAATGTTATACCATATCCTTCTTTTTCCTTTAACTCTTCATAAGTTCCATTTGTATGACCAAGAGCTACTCCAATTCCAGCACTATGTAATTTTGATATAATTTTACCCTCTGTTTTTTCTGGTGCTAAAGTTATTATTCTTACATTTTCTTTTCCACTTTCGATTATCCTGTCAACAATAGCCTCATCAGCTTTTCTAATGTATTTAGGATTGTGTATTCCTTTTTTCTCAACACTTATATATGGTCCCTCTATATGTAGTCCTAACACTCCATACTTTTCTTTATCTATCCCCTCTACAAGAGATATAGCTTTTAAGATATTTTCATCTGAAGTTGTAATAAGTGTAGGAGTAAAAGATGTACAACCATATTTTAAATTAGTTTTATACATTGTTTCTAGAGTTTTTTCACTTATATCATCATTAAATAAAACTCCACCACAACCATTCAATTGAAGATCTATAAACCCTGGAACAACATAATTGTTCTCTGCATCAATAATTTCTATTCCATCTTTTGAAAAATCAACTTCGTTTATTATATCAACTATTCTGTCATTTTCAAAAATTAGAACTTTCTCTTTATAAAATCTATTCCCTATAAATATTTCTCCATTTATTATTGCTTTTCTCACAAGACCTCCTATTATATAAAAGGAGTCACATAACTGCGACCCCTCAATATTACTCTAATTATTTATTCTCTTCGTATAATTCTTTTAATAATCTTTCTGAGTCTAAGTTATTTTTTTCAATATCTTTAAAATATCTGTATGTACTTACTTTTAACTCTGCACAAGCTGCTTCATCAGAAACAATTATTCCACTTCTATGTAGTTGAAGAGCAGATATAGTCCACATATGATTTACTCCTTCTTCAATTCCATAGTGTAAAGCTCTAGATTTATTAGCTCCTGTTACCATAATTAATATCTCTTTAGCATCTAATATTGTTCCTACTCCAACAGTTAAAGCCAATTTAGGAACTTTATTTACATCTCCACCAAAGAATCTAGAGTTAGCTATTATTGTATCCATAGTTAATTCTTTATCTCTAGTTCTTGAAGAAAGAGAAGATCCTGGCTCATTAAAAGCTATATGTCCATCTGGTCCAATTCCTCCTAAGAATAGGTGAATTCCTCCATATGATTTTATTTTTTCTTCATATCTTTCACACTCTGCTTGATAATCTTCAGCCATTCCATCTAATATATTTATATTTTCCTTTGGAATGTTAATATGATCGAAGAAGTTATGGTGCATATAGTAATGGTAGCTTTGATCGTTGTCTGGTGTTAATCCTACATATTCATCCATATTAAAAGTAACTACATTTTCAAATGAAACTATTCCATCTTTATTTAATTGTATTAATCTTTTATACATTTCTAATGGTGTTCCACCTGTAGGTAATCCTAATACAAATGGTCTATCTTTTGTTGGTTTAAATTCGTTGATTTTTCTTGCTACATATACAGCAGCCCAATCTCCTACATTTTTATCAGTTATAACTACTCTCATCTTTTTCCTCCTAATATATTTATTTTATTTTAAATCCTTGAACTAATTCAATAGCATCAAAGATATAATTTTGCATCTTTTTATTCTCCAACATTAATTTAACATACAGCATATCTATTATTGTTAATTGTGATATTCTCGGTGTTAAAGCTGTTGATCTAAAATTACTTTTCATCTCTACAGTATTAAGTTTTATATCTGCTAACTCCCTAATTGGATTAGGAGCTATACTAGTCATAGCTATAATTTTTATATTTTTTTCTTTTGCTACCTTAGCTATATTATACATCTCCAATGTTTTTCCACTATGAGAGATTATAAATAAAACATCATTTTCTGTCATTGTAGCTAAACAACTTAGTTGCATATGAGTATCTGTTTCAATGACTGCTGGTTTTCCTAATTCTAACAGCTTGTAATAAAAATCTTTAGCTGCTATACCTGAAAATCCAACTCCTGTTAACATTATTTTTTTAGCTTTTCCCAGAGCTATAACAGCTCTCTCAAGCTCTTCAAAATCAGTTACTTCACAAGTATTATTAATAGCTATTGTATTTGCATTTGCTATTTTTCTTCCAATTATTTCAAAACTATCATCATTTTTTATATCCTCATGTATAATACTAATATGAGATTCTGCCTTTCTATTACCTAAATCTTGACTTAAGGCTAATTTAAAATCAGGAAATCCTTTAAATCCAATTCTTTTAGCAAATCTTACAACAGTAGCCTGACTAGTATTAGTCTTTTCCGCTATCTCATAAGTATTTAGATCCTTTATCTCTTCGGGTTTTTCTAAAACATAATCTGCAACTTTCTTTTCTCCTGCAGAAAGATCATTTTGGATATTACTTATCTTAATGAGTACTCCCATTCTTACCCCCTCTCTATTTTATATTTACCTTGAACAACATCTTCCTCTTTCATCAGTTTATCAATACTGTTTAATACATCTCTTTTATTTAGACTCCAAAGAGGACCAATCAGATTATTTCTATCTCCATCACCTGTCACTCTATGTATGACTATATTATACGATAAATTTGCCAAAATTTTAACTATTTTTTTCACATATTCATCTTTTTTTTGCAATTTTAATTCATTTCTATTATAAATCTCTTCTAACATAGTATTTTTTA
Coding sequences within it:
- the nagA gene encoding N-acetylglucosamine-6-phosphate deacetylase, which gives rise to MRKAIINGEIFIGNRFYKEKVLIFENDRIVDIINEVDFSKDGIEIIDAENNYVVPGFIDLQLNGCGGVLFNDDISEKTLETMYKTNLKYGCTSFTPTLITTSDENILKAISLVEGIDKEKYGVLGLHIEGPYISVEKKGIHNPKYIRKADEAIVDRIIESGKENVRIITLAPEKTEGKIISKLHSAGIGVALGHTNGTYEELKEKEGYGITLATHLYNGMSSFNHRNPGAVGTVFDSDICAGIIVDGFHCHYSAIKSAIKVMGERLYLVTDAVSPVGTDMEYFYFEGNKVYYKDGKCFGEDGTLGGSALTMDAGVRNLVKHCDITLEEAIRMATLYPAKAVKIDDRYGKLQPNYFADIVFLDKHLNLKKVIAKGIEY
- the nagB gene encoding glucosamine-6-phosphate deaminase → MRVVITDKNVGDWAAVYVARKINEFKPTKDRPFVLGLPTGGTPLEMYKRLIQLNKDGIVSFENVVTFNMDEYVGLTPDNDQSYHYYMHHNFFDHINIPKENINILDGMAEDYQAECERYEEKIKSYGGIHLFLGGIGPDGHIAFNEPGSSLSSRTRDKELTMDTIIANSRFFGGDVNKVPKLALTVGVGTILDAKEILIMVTGANKSRALHYGIEEGVNHMWTISALQLHRSGIIVSDEAACAELKVSTYRYFKDIEKNNLDSERLLKELYEENK
- a CDS encoding MurR/RpiR family transcriptional regulator; the encoded protein is MGVLIKISNIQNDLSAGEKKVADYVLEKPEEIKDLNTYEIAEKTNTSQATVVRFAKRIGFKGFPDFKLALSQDLGNRKAESHISIIHEDIKNDDSFEIIGRKIANANTIAINNTCEVTDFEELERAVIALGKAKKIMLTGVGFSGIAAKDFYYKLLELGKPAVIETDTHMQLSCLATMTENDVLFIISHSGKTLEMYNIAKVAKEKNIKIIAMTSIAPNPIRELADIKLNTVEMKSNFRSTALTPRISQLTIIDMLYVKLMLENKKMQNYIFDAIELVQGFKIK